In the genome of Angustibacter luteus, one region contains:
- a CDS encoding MFS transporter, with protein MGALRPPRSHDLDAVNGGGDTEVDGTPPATAVADPHPAERSLWRHPDCMRLWTAQAVSSLGSAMSFLVFPLVGLALTGSVLQAGLVGSAFAAASTLGRLPGGVLADQWDRKRVMTSAQVVCAALYASAATAQWAGVLTLPHLLAVAIATGLAKALFDPAETAAVRSLVPSAQLPEAYSQTQVRQQAAQLAGPPLGGALYAVQPWLPFLVDAASYAFSCLVLNRIVTPLPAPVRRSGTSLRRDLVEGLRFLWARPFFRAYLAYAALTNFALLALFLVIVLKLSAAGAAPAQIGAVETAAALGGLVGAVAAPALIRRVPSGLLAIATAVVLGVVVLPMALTDDPWLVGGLFAIAMLVHPAGVAAISAYVSAITPDGLQGRVGAGLTFGATVIQPLGPLTGGALLHGLGASGATLAAAALAAAASLPLLLSREVRSLPTPDGWDEDVCRSAVDATDLITSMRSNRMTGCRAR; from the coding sequence GTGGGAGCGCTTCGCCCACCGCGGTCCCACGACCTCGACGCTGTGAACGGCGGCGGCGACACCGAGGTGGACGGGACGCCGCCTGCGACGGCTGTCGCCGACCCTCACCCTGCGGAACGCTCGCTGTGGCGGCACCCGGACTGCATGCGCCTGTGGACCGCGCAGGCGGTCTCGTCGCTGGGGTCGGCGATGAGCTTCCTCGTCTTCCCGCTGGTCGGGCTGGCACTGACCGGCTCGGTGCTCCAAGCCGGGCTGGTCGGGTCCGCGTTCGCTGCGGCCAGCACGCTCGGCCGACTGCCGGGCGGCGTCCTTGCCGACCAGTGGGATCGCAAACGGGTGATGACGTCCGCGCAGGTCGTCTGCGCGGCGCTGTACGCGAGCGCGGCGACGGCGCAGTGGGCCGGGGTGCTGACCCTGCCGCACCTGCTGGCGGTGGCGATAGCGACCGGACTGGCCAAGGCTCTCTTCGACCCGGCAGAGACGGCCGCCGTGCGATCGCTGGTGCCGTCGGCGCAACTGCCGGAGGCGTACAGCCAGACCCAGGTCCGCCAGCAGGCCGCGCAGCTCGCCGGCCCGCCGTTGGGTGGTGCGCTGTACGCGGTGCAGCCCTGGCTCCCGTTCCTGGTCGACGCCGCGAGCTACGCGTTCTCCTGCCTGGTGCTGAACCGCATCGTGACGCCTCTGCCTGCGCCGGTCCGCCGGTCCGGTACATCGCTGCGGCGGGACCTGGTCGAGGGGCTTCGGTTCCTGTGGGCCCGGCCGTTCTTCCGGGCGTACCTCGCGTACGCGGCCCTGACCAACTTCGCGCTGCTCGCGCTGTTCCTCGTCATCGTGCTGAAGCTCTCTGCCGCCGGCGCCGCGCCCGCGCAGATCGGGGCCGTCGAGACAGCGGCGGCGCTGGGTGGCCTGGTCGGGGCGGTGGCTGCGCCCGCGCTGATCCGCCGGGTGCCCTCCGGCCTCCTCGCCATCGCCACTGCGGTGGTGCTCGGTGTCGTCGTCCTGCCGATGGCCCTCACCGACGACCCGTGGCTCGTCGGCGGGTTGTTCGCCATCGCGATGCTGGTGCACCCGGCCGGCGTCGCGGCGATCTCGGCGTATGTCAGCGCGATCACCCCGGACGGGCTGCAGGGGCGCGTCGGGGCCGGGCTCACCTTCGGCGCCACAGTCATCCAGCCGCTCGGTCCGCTGACGGGCGGAGCGCTCCTGCACGGTCTGGGCGCCTCGGGGGCGACCCTCGCGGCAGCGGCCCTCGCCGCGGCGGCGTCCCTGCCCCTGCTCCTGTCGCGCGAGGTCCGGAGTCTGCCCACACCCGACGGCTGGGACGAGGACGTCTGCCGGTCTGCTGTTGATGCCACTGACCTGATCACCAGCATGCGCAGCAACCGGATGACTGGCTGCCGAGCACGCTGA
- a CDS encoding ClpX C4-type zinc finger protein yields MVEAFVPRCSFCGKGQGETAHLVKGPGVYICDECVALCQLIFDGRATPHFPSLDDRTDEDLLVDIARVSATHEAVEDAVADRVVRLRARQVTWARIGQALGMSKQSAWERFAHRGPTTSTL; encoded by the coding sequence ATGGTCGAAGCGTTCGTACCGAGGTGCTCGTTCTGCGGCAAGGGTCAGGGCGAGACGGCCCACCTCGTGAAAGGCCCGGGCGTGTACATCTGCGACGAGTGCGTCGCCCTGTGCCAGCTGATCTTCGACGGCCGGGCGACTCCGCACTTCCCGTCGCTGGACGACCGCACCGACGAGGATCTGCTGGTCGACATCGCCCGGGTGTCCGCCACCCACGAAGCGGTCGAGGACGCGGTCGCGGACCGGGTGGTCCGGTTGCGCGCCCGCCAGGTCACCTGGGCAAGGATCGGGCAGGCGCTGGGCATGTCCAAGCAGTCGGCGTGGGAGCGCTTCGCCCACCGCGGTCCCACGACCTCGACGCTGTGA